A genomic segment from Phragmites australis chromosome 6, lpPhrAust1.1, whole genome shotgun sequence encodes:
- the LOC133920824 gene encoding uncharacterized protein LOC133920824, translating into MAKTKRDGGSRMRGICITKPAFLLLYVWMLGVVFPAKIHGNPANDLVALINGKRAASKLPALHNSAGLGCMALQYIAECIDDKACSSDNTVACQPPEAHITEVYAANCGVELPTVDVISGRLIGCHRERAGPDDALRAVLASATGNTSSKGSKANASEEAALSVIRGKEHTQVGAGFDRAHRRGPFFWCLLFSSGSANTTFVLENAGSGIKQNHGCFSAPDRLSCNATPPRPNRSGLIVAAAAVLFHFHFLLS; encoded by the exons CTCCTGCTCTACGTCTGGATGCTAGGAGTTGTTTTCCCTGCAAAGATCCATG GGAACCCAGCCAACGATCTCGTGGCGCTGATAAACGGCAAGAGGGCAGCGAGCAAGCTGCCTGCGCTGCACAACAGCGCCGGCCTGGGGTGCATGGCGCTGCAGTACATCGCCGAGTGTATCGACGACAAGGCGTGCAGCAGCGACAACACGGTGGCGTGCCAGCCCCCCGAGGCCCACATCACCGAGGTGTACGCCGCCAACTGCGGGGTGGAGCTCCCCACGGTGGACGTCATCTCCGGCCGCCTCATCGGCTGCCACCGGGAGCGCGCCGGCCCGGACGACGCGCTGCGGGCCGTGCTGGCCTCAGCCACCGGCAACACCAGCAGCAAGGGCAGCAAGGCAAATGCCTCCGAGGAGGCGGCGCTTTCCGTGATCCGCGGCAAGGAGCACACCCAGGTGGGCGCCGGCTTCGACCGGGCGCACCGGCGCGGGCCCTTCTTCTGGTGCCTCCTCTTCAGCAGCGGGAGCGCCAACACCACCTTCGTGCTCGAGAACGCCGGCAGTGGCATCAAGCAGAACCACGGCTGTTTCAGCGCTCCCGATCGCCTCTCGTGCAACGCCACGCCACCGCGGCCGAACCGCAGCGGGCTCATCGTCGCAGCGGCAGCTGTCCTCTTCCATTTCCATTTCCTTCTCTCGTAG
- the LOC133920825 gene encoding rac-like GTP-binding protein 5 translates to MSASRFIKCVTVGDGAVGKTCMLISYTSNTFPTDYVPTVFDNFSANVVVDGSTVNLGLWDTAGQEDYNRLRPLSYRGADVFLLAFSLISKASYENVSKKWIPELRHYAPGVPIILVGTKLDLRDDKQFFVDHPGAVRISIAQGEELRKLIGAAAYIECSSKTQQNIKAVFDAAIKVVLQPPKQKKKKRKAQKGCTIL, encoded by the exons ATGAGCGCGTCTCGGTTCATCAAGTGCGTCACCGTGGGGGACGGCGCCGTCGGCAAGACCTGCATGCTCATCTCCTACACCTCCAACACTTTCCCCACG GATTATGTTCCAACTGTTTTCGACAACTTCAGTGCAAACGTTGTGGTCGACGGGAGCACTGTGAACTTGGGTCTGTGGGATACAGCAG GACAAGAAGACTACAATAGGCTGCGCCCGTTGAGTTATCGTGGTGCTGATGTTTTTCTGCTCGCCTTTTCTCTTATCAGCAAAGCAAGCTACGAGAATGTTTCTAAGAAG tGGATTCCTGAATTAAGGCACTATGCTCCTGGTGTGCCCATAATTCTTGTTGGGACAAAGCTTG ATCTGCGGGATGATAAGCAGTTTTTCGTTGATCACCCTGGTGCTGTTCGTATTTCCATTGCTCAG GGTGAAGAGCTGAGGAAGCTTATTGGCGCAGCTGCCTACATCGAATGCAGTTCAAAAACCCAACAA AACATCAAAGCAGTGTTTGATGCGGCGATTAAGGTGGTTCTCCAGCCTCcaaagcaaaagaagaaaaagagaaaggcaCAGAAAGGATGCACCATTTTGTAA